One Orrella dioscoreae genomic window carries:
- a CDS encoding PTS sugar transporter subunit IIA, with protein sequence MNHLSRILPAGNVVLDLPVTSKKRAFEQAGLLFENQHGLARTTVFDSLFSRERLGSTALGQGVAVPHGRVKGLTEALAAFYRLAQPVPFDAPDGQPVSLLMILLVPETATQQHLDILAELAQLLSNKPLRERLNTETDPAIVHRLLTTGQP encoded by the coding sequence ATGAACCACTTGTCGCGTATCCTGCCGGCCGGAAATGTCGTCCTTGACCTGCCGGTCACAAGCAAAAAGCGGGCGTTCGAACAAGCCGGCCTGCTCTTCGAAAACCAGCACGGCCTGGCGCGCACCACGGTGTTCGACAGCCTGTTCTCTCGAGAGCGGCTGGGCTCGACGGCCCTGGGACAGGGCGTCGCGGTGCCGCACGGCCGGGTCAAGGGCCTGACCGAAGCGCTGGCGGCGTTCTATCGTCTGGCACAGCCCGTGCCCTTCGATGCGCCCGATGGCCAGCCCGTCAGCCTGCTGATGATCCTGCTCGTGCCGGAAACGGCCACCCAGCAACACCTGGACATCCTGGCCGAACTCGCGCAACTGCTGTCGAACAAGCCCTTGCGTGAACGCCTGAATACCGAGACAGACCCTGCCATCGTGCACCGGCTGCTCACCACCGGCCAGCCCTGA